The window TCGTCATCAAAGCCTTATCCGCTGTCATTCAGCCACGGCACTTTTTCCTTTAGCTCCGGCACTGCCTATCGCTTGGCAGATATACTCCAGGAAGCGGACCGCAGAATGTATGCATGCAAAAAGTACAAAAAGAAAGAGCGGAAGCCAGGCGGTATAAACGGGGAATCCTAAAACGGAAAAGGAAATCCGGAGAATAACAAATGGCTGTAAAAAAATAGAAGATACGCGGAATAATATGGGGGGAATGATTATGATTATGCCATATCTTAATTTTACCGGGGACTGCGAAGAAGCATTTCGGCTGTACCAACGGGCTTTTGACGGACAGGAGCCGCTTTTAGCCCGGTATGGAGAGATGCCGGAGGATCCGGACCGGCCTATGGATGAAATACAAAAAAGGAAGATCATGCACGGGCATGTCATGTTGACTGAAACTTACGGTGTCAGCGGTGCAGATGCAATGTGGCCGGTGGAGAAAGGTTCGGCAATCAGTATCCATGTTTATTGTGATTCGGTTGAGAAGGCAGAACAGGCCCTTAATATTCTTGCAGAAGAAGGAGCCGGAGTTCATAAATTGCAGCAAAACCCGCCTCCTCACGATCATGGAATGAGTGGCTGCGTTACGGATAAATATGGTTTTACATGGGTGCTCTCTGCACAACTGGATTAGAAGATGAAATAAATGCGACCTGATCCTGGCCTTGCGGAAACTGATTTGTGATTTCTTGTTTTTATTATAGTCAATGCCCCGGCAAATTGCCGGGGCATTTGAAATTATAATTGGAGCATATCAACTTCCTGAGGTTCTTTTACAACCTAAGCTTTGTCCTGATAAAAATATGAAAGCTGATCAACTTATAAAGACTGTTTTTCGCTTAACCGGGGGATATGGATCCTTACCAGGAATATCTTGGTTTCAGGATCCGTTTCATACATCATAAATCCGCCTAAATCTTCTGCGATTTGCGCTACGATTCTAAGACCCAGTCCATGATTGTGCTTATCCGGTTTGGTTGTAAGGAGTTTCCCGTTTTCCACGCGTGTTTGACCATCATAGGAATTGATTGCCTGAAGCGTGACCCACTGCTGTTCGCTGGTAGTGGCAACATCGATAAAACGCTCTGAAACCGGAACTTTCAGACAGGCTTCCACGGCATTGTTGGTAAAATTCGAAAAAATACGGATGGCGTCAATGACCGACAGTCCTGTGTCGCGGGGAACGAATACGCTTGACGAAAACCGTATCTGATTTTCTGAGCAGATATTTGCAAGATCCTGCAGCATGGCATCCAATATGACGTTGTCGGAATATTTTTTGTGGACCTGTACCTTTTTTTGCATCTCGTCAAATATGTCATCGATCAGCTGAAGAGCTTTTTCATTTTCGTTTGTCCGGATCAATGATTTTAATGATACCATCATGGATTTATAATCATGCTTGAATGCCTGGAAGCTTTCCGTGTATTTCTGATATGATTTATAATGCCGCATCTGCCGTTCATACTGCCCTTCCAGCATTTCTGTTCTCCACTGGTATTCCAGCAGCTCCGTGCTCTGGATGGACTGGTATATGGCATATATCAGCATGCCGATAGTGAGGACATAAGCTCCTAAACCTACTTCCACATACCATATGCCGTAAGGAGATAAAAGATTGCCTGAAAACAATAAGTCAAAAGGGAACAGGTCGCGTCCTGAATTTATGACAGTCAGATTGAGTGCAGCTGTAATCTCATATACCACGACATATTTAAGCTGATTGCGGTTAAATAAAAAGAGCTTAAGCTTGTCGTCAGGAAGGATGGTTTTGTACAGAATTACAAAGAATACAAGTGCTAAGGGAAGGATCATGACGGTGCTTCCATAGTAAATCTCTATATTGGTCCAATCATAGTTGCGGAAAGCAAAGGCGCTGAATACCGCAAATATGCCCCGGAAGCAGTATGCGCTTAACACGGAGCAGCTTCCCCCGTAGACAGACTGAAGCCAGTCCATTCCGGTGGAAAAACGGATCCCCAGGATCATGGAGAACATGATGATCGGAATCCTTAACCAGCGCATTTCCGAGGGGTCTAGGAAGACATATGATGCGGCAATGGCCATCAGAGGCAGCAGGGTCTGGATAAATCGTCTCCCCTGTACAGGAAAGAGCTTACGGTAATAATACAGAAAAGAATAGTAGTACAGGAGAACTACCGGGACAACAATGTAAAACATGGCCTCTCCTTTTTCTAATTTGAATTTTTGGAATTATAAATGTGAAAACGTGAAATATAATCAGAAAATGCCCTTTTCAGGGATTGTGCATATGTGACTCCTACGGGAACTGTCTCTCCGGTTTTTAACTGCACGGTCTGCTGCTTAAACGTCACGATGTAGGGAAGATGGACCAGGTAGGAACGATGGGACCGTACAAAGTCCTTTCCGGAAAGCTTATTTTCTATGTGCTCCATACTGTCATAGAATTTTGCTGTCTTCCCATCGCTGTAATGAACCGTTACGATTCGCTGCCAAATTTCAAAATAGGAGATTTGATTAACAGGAACCGCACTGGTTTTGCCGTCAAACTCAAAGGTAAATAATTCATCATCTTTTTTCGAGGCGAGTTCAACTGCCTTTAAGAAAACTTCCTCAAATTTTTCGGGGCTTGTGTTTTCCTTTAACAGATATTGAAGTGCACTTACATCAAAGGCCTCATAAACATAATCCTCATAACTGGTCAAAAAAACGATTTGGGCTTTGCAGTCACAGTCACGCAGCCTCCGGGCCGTCTCCATCCCATCTGTTTTTCCCATCAAGATATCTAAATATATAATATCTGTTTGTTCAGGTGCTTCAGAATAATGAAAAAGCAGGGATTCTCCGCTATAAAAATAGGAAAGCT of the Lacrimispora indolis DSM 755 genome contains:
- a CDS encoding VOC family protein; the protein is MIMPYLNFTGDCEEAFRLYQRAFDGQEPLLARYGEMPEDPDRPMDEIQKRKIMHGHVMLTETYGVSGADAMWPVEKGSAISIHVYCDSVEKAEQALNILAEEGAGVHKLQQNPPPHDHGMSGCVTDKYGFTWVLSAQLD
- a CDS encoding sensor histidine kinase; protein product: MFYIVVPVVLLYYYSFLYYYRKLFPVQGRRFIQTLLPLMAIAASYVFLDPSEMRWLRIPIIMFSMILGIRFSTGMDWLQSVYGGSCSVLSAYCFRGIFAVFSAFAFRNYDWTNIEIYYGSTVMILPLALVFFVILYKTILPDDKLKLFLFNRNQLKYVVVYEITAALNLTVINSGRDLFPFDLLFSGNLLSPYGIWYVEVGLGAYVLTIGMLIYAIYQSIQSTELLEYQWRTEMLEGQYERQMRHYKSYQKYTESFQAFKHDYKSMMVSLKSLIRTNENEKALQLIDDIFDEMQKKVQVHKKYSDNVILDAMLQDLANICSENQIRFSSSVFVPRDTGLSVIDAIRIFSNFTNNAVEACLKVPVSERFIDVATTSEQQWVTLQAINSYDGQTRVENGKLLTTKPDKHNHGLGLRIVAQIAEDLGGFMMYETDPETKIFLVRIHIPRLSEKQSL
- a CDS encoding LytR/AlgR family response regulator transcription factor, whose protein sequence is MLKIALCDDNRSAIKRYAELISQIAEKHQINIELSYFYSGESLLFHYSEAPEQTDIIYLDILMGKTDGMETARRLRDCDCKAQIVFLTSYEDYVYEAFDVSALQYLLKENTSPEKFEEVFLKAVELASKKDDELFTFEFDGKTSAVPVNQISYFEIWQRIVTVHYSDGKTAKFYDSMEHIENKLSGKDFVRSHRSYLVHLPYIVTFKQQTVQLKTGETVPVGVTYAQSLKRAFSDYISRFHIYNSKNSN